The sequence below is a genomic window from Synechococcus sp. PCC 7335.
CCCGGAAGCGGTGGCTGTCCTTGCGGCTGTTGATTGAATAGGTGAAGGCCACCATCTGCTAACCAAAGGTTCGCACTGCTATTAGGCTCTTCTCCAGCGCCAAAGCCCAGCACAATCGCGTCCCACTGCAAGGAGTCACCTACTAGAGTGATCAGCTTATTAAAATCAATGGGCTGAAAATCCACCGTAATTCCAATCAAGGCAAGATTTTGCTTTATCTGAGCCCCAGCAGCCTCACGAATTTCGTTACCTACATTCGTTTGTAAGGTAAAGCGAACCTGGTTGCCATCCGCATCGACAAGCTGATCACCTTCATAGCTAAAGCCCGCTGAAAGTAGAAGCTCTTTTGCTTTGTTGATATTGAAATCGTATGAGATTAGGTTTGGCTCTGCTGAGTAGGGACTTTGAGGCGCAATCTGAGAGTTTTGCATCTCCCCCAAGCCCTTAAAGATATTATTGAGCATAGTTTCTCTGTCAATCGCGTAGGCAACCGCTTGCCGAAACGCCAGGGTGTTGAACCATTTTGATTTGATTGGATCGACAACCGGTTCGCCATCGATGGCGCCCTTATTAAGATTGAAGGTAAGAAACAGACGAGTAGTGGTGGGTCCGCCATTGTAGACCGTATAGCCACCTTGCTCCTCATCCTGCTTGATCAAAGAAAAGTTATCAGGTGTGACGGCCATAATATCTGCTTCGCCTGATCGAAATCGAACGAACTGTGCATCTTGAGAGCTCACAACCGGCCAAACCATCTCTTCTATAAGTGGCTGTGGCTGGCCGTTCTCTCCTGTGCGCCAATAGTAAGGATTACGTTTGAAAACAATACGCTCACCTGGCAGAAAGTTTTTGATAACGTAGGGGCCATTGCAAACGATTTCAGACGGATCTGTATTGGTTCCCCACTTTGATAGATAAAGCGGTTGGCCATTGCTGTCTTTGGTCCTGACAGATTCCTCTAGGGCATGCTTAGGCAAGATGGCAATGCCAGTGACCCTAAGGAAAGGGGCAAACGGTTCAGGAATTTTGAACTGTACTTGGCGCTCATCGATCTTGGTAACTTCTGGCAGTTTTCCTTCTGCGCCAATCCGTAGGATGTCTATTGTATCGGTTGGAATCTCTGGGTTGAGGATGATGTCGTTGTAGGTGAACACCACATCGTCAACGGTTAGCGGCTCACCATCGGACCATTTCAAGTTCTCTTTTAGCAAATAGGTGATAGTAAGACCGTCTTCAGCGATTGTCCAGGAGTCTGCTAGCGCTGGAAGAATTTCGCTATTGGTGCGATCAACCGTGATCAGCCCTTCGTACATGAAGCCCAGCACATCGCTACTAGAGCTTTCATCAGAAAGAAAGTAGTTAAACGTTTTCGGCTCACCAACAACTGGGCTGACCAACTGAGGAACATCGGCAGCTTCTACTCGAAAATTCTCTAACCGTAGGCGCTCCAATGGACTACAGCTTGGCAGAAGCACACACAGCCCCAATATAGCTAAACCCAGAAACAGCAGTCGCCACAGCCGAGTTCCTTTTAGATGTCGATCTAGCCTATGCCAATCCATATGTGTCTACAGCTGGTATCGCTAACGTTTAATTGCATTTAGTTTTAATTGCATTCACTATAGATAAAAACCGGCTGGTTGCGTAGAAAGGGTTGAAATTGCGTACTAGGCAGTAGACTTCTTGATACTACGGGCCGCTCAAATGAGATAACTTTCTTGACAGTCTTTATCTCGGTTTGATCAAAGCTCCTAATATAGGCATATTCGTACTTAGAGCGGCTCATACATGACTATCAAAACTGTTGGCACCCCTCCACCTGAAGCTGAACAGCTCCGAGCAGATATCGAAAAGCAATTGCCAGATATCATAGATAGCCTCAGCGAAGTCTTACAGAAGAAGTTTGGATTCGAGGATCTTAGAGTTGGTGGCTTTACTATCGTGCCAGCTTCTAGTGAGGGCAACATCTCTTGTGATGAGGATGGCTGCGCTGTCGACTAGGTAAATCTGACCCTTCAAATTTGCCTATCTAGGCCCCTAGCTTCTTTCCCCTAGCCTCGTCTAAGTCAACAAATGAAAGAACACACTGATCAAACGCTCTGTTCAAAACCTTGTTCAAACAGAGCGTTTGATCAGTGCGTCTAACAACAAATCTCTGTGCATGAGCGCTCGATCGATACGGGATTGAATTTGGTCAGGACTTAGCATTTCACCATTGGCATAGCAATCTAAGAGAGCTTTTGCGAGGCGGCTGGGGTCTTCTGGTATCAGTGGTAGTACAGTAGGATGAGCAGAAAGATCCCACCCTGGTAAATCAAGCGATTGGGCTAGCGCGTCTACTTTGGGGTCATAGCTAATTGCAAAACTGCGGCAGCCTTCCGCTGCAGACATTACCAGTGCATGAAAGCGCATACCAACAGTCATCTCTACGCCACGAAAGAGTCCTTTGATTTGTCGTGGCTGATCTAGTCTGTAGATGTAGTGAGGACCGCTAAGATGAGAGGCAATATGCTCAGCGATCGCTAAGTCTCGGCTGGGTTGAAAAGGAACCAATAAAAGACAAACGCCTGTTGCCCTTTGAAACCGCTCGAGTGCTTGAGAAATCGCATCTAGCCGCGATACGCTAAGCTGAGAATGTGGCCGCAGCGCAACGACTACGCGCGGGGCGGGCAGGTCCCAAAGTCCCTTAACTGGCTCATAATCTAAAGCCCAAACCGGATCGGGTGCTAATAAACAGCTTCTTTTCCAGCTACTGAGTAAGGCAGCAGAATTGCGATCGCGGACGCTGACTGCCTCACATCGCATCAGCGCCAGTCGCGTCAGCAATCGGCTTGTCCAGTGATTCAAAGGCCCAATTCCCTGCGCCCAAGCAATTGTTCGCTTTCCCATCAGCTGAGCTAATAGCATCAGACCCGCATAATAGAGGGGGTTTAGGACGCTGCTAGCATCCTGCATCAGACTACCGCCTCCCCAAATGAACGCGTCTGCTCGCCACAACGCTAGGAACACCGCCCTTAGGGATTTACGAGGAACTGCCTCTACGCCATAGCGTTCCTGAGTCTCGATTGGATTTCCTGAAAGCACAATCGGAGTGACTTGGTCAGGCAGCATTTGCAACAGCGCAGCTAGCAGGGCCTCGTCGCCCCCATTTCCCATCCCGTAATAACCGCACAGCAACGCTTGCATAGTTCTCCTACCGTTTCGCTAGCAGCTCAGCTAAGTCCTTGCTGCTCAACCTTTAAAGTACGTAAGCCCCTAGAATACATAAGAAATAACCATTCTCCTAAGTCATCATGCACGCGCTTTCAATCCCTACTTGGATAGTCCATATCTCTAGCGTCATTGAATGGATCGCGGCTATCTGGTTCATCTGGCAGTACGCCGAGGTCAGTGGCTATACTGCATGGCGTTCAATGTCCTTTGCGATGACACCCGCCCTAGTCAGTGCTATGTGCGCCTGTACCTGGCATTTCTTTGACAATGCTACTACGCTAAATTGGTTAGTGACTGTTCAAGCAGCGATGACTGTTGTCGGCAATTGCACCGTTTGTGCTGCTGCGTGGTGGATTTGGAGACACTCTCTTTCTGACGAAAATCAATCGGCTAAGCGTCAAATTGCACCGGAGCCTAAGCTATGAATAAGGAGACTTTGTTCGCTGTATCACTCTTCCCTTATCTAGGTTTTCTCTGGTTTTTGACTAAAAGCAAGCAGACACCACAGCTAGCCCTGATCGGATTCTATGTACTATTGGTCTTTGTCGGTATCACAATTCCGGCTGGGATCTACGCTAAGCAAATTTACGGATCAGAGCTGGCTAACGTAGATTGGCTACACGGCAGCGCTGAAGTGTTCTTGACGCTCTCTAATATTTTGGTAGTGCTGGGATTTCGACAAGCGGTGATTGAGATCAAACAAACTCGTCCTGCGTCTAGCGAAATGCACTCTAACGGAATATCATCTACTGAGCCCAAGTAAATGAGAAAGTGCTGCCCTTGCCGGTAGCTGAGTTTACAGATAGGCTACCTTTTTGTTTTTCAACAATCTTTTTGACAATGCTAAGGCCAATACCGGTACTATCTACAGTATCGCGGTTATTTAGCGTCTGGAATAGACCAAATATTTTTTGATGATAGGCCGGATCAATACCCGGACCATCGTCTGTGACTGAAAATGAGAACTTTCCACCAAGGTCTTGAGCGTCAATCTTGATAGTGCCATCTTCTCTATCGTGATACTTAATAGCGTTACCAATTAGATTACTAAAGACTTGGTGCATCAAGAGCTTGTATGTGTTGAGCACAGGCATGTTCTCAGGTAGTACTATGGAGAACTTCTCAGGCGGTGACAGCGATTCTATCACCTCGAGAACGAGGGCACGAGTGTCGACAGGCTCTCTTTTTAATGTTTGACAGCCTGCTCTTGAGTAGTCCAACAGACCTACGATGAAGCTATCTAGTCGCTGCGTCCTTTGTTGGATCAGCTGAATTTGCTCCTTACTTTCATCAGGAATTTTGTCTGAAATGTCTTCTTCTAGCCAGCTAGCAAGGCTAGCAATTGCTCTTAAGGGGGCTCGTAGATCGTGAGAGGCAATATAAGCAAAGTCATCTAGCTCTTGGTTGCGCTCCTTTAGCTGCTGCATCGTGCTCATGAGTTTGTGGTTGGTGATCGCCAGCTCAGCAGCCCTCGCCTCGATTGCAGAGACAAACTCACTTTTCTGAATCGCGATCGCAATCTGTACAGCTAGCGCATCGAGCAGTACCAATTCATCTTCCAACCACTCACGCGCCGCCCGGCAATGATGAGCTAATAGCAGTCCCCAGACTTTCTTTTCCTGAGTGTCAGTATCGATTAGCACAATCGGCACCACCAAATTTGCCTTCACCTGAAATCGCTCTAGCATTCGGACGTGGCAAGGCGTTAGTTTTGAAAGATGAATATCACTAATAACCGTCTTGTATCCGTCGAGATACTTTAAGAGCCCGTCGCCAGTCTGAAAGCAGGTATCGTTGATTTTGGTCCCTAGCCCGGACGTCCAACCGGGCAAAATGGACTCGGCAATGATAGTGCCCTCTAGTCTGGTCTTGAACTTGTATACGGCAGCGCGATCACAGTCCAAAAGCTCGCGGATACCATCGACAGTCGTCTGCAAAACGCCCTCTAAATCCACCGACTGGCTAATTCGAAGTGCTGTCGCAGACATTAGTCGCTGCTGCCGCTGCTGTCTGCTAACTAATTGCTCAAGCGCCTGCTGACTCAACACGCGCTGTATCGCCTGTGAAAGAGACTGCGGTGTCAGCTCACGTTTGACTAGATAGTCACGAACGCCAACTTTCATCGCTTCAACCGCTATTTTCTCGTTCCCCTCGCCTGTGAGCATGATTACAGGCGGCAGCGAAGTAGCGGAGTTGTTCAACGCTTCTATAAACTCTAACCCGTCAAGATCGGGCAGCATATAGTCTAATAAAATCAGATCTGGAACATACTGCTGAGAAAGTGCCAGGCCTACCTCGCCGCAATCTGCCTCTAACGTCTTACAAGTGGTAACACTTGTAGACTGAATGTAGCGCTGGTAAGTTAATCGATCCGTTTCTGAATCGTCAACAATCAAAATGCTGTAAACCTTTGGATTAGGCTGTCCAGCTTCGCTATACATAGCTCTCTTATCGATAGCAGTACCACAGTCGTCGACTTGGTGCTTGTCAATCTGCGCTTCAGATAACAAGCTATGTGGGCGAGTAGGGAACTGACTCTCTGAAGCTCTCATATCAATGCGACTGGTGTGGTAATAGACCTACGTTGATCAGGCAAATCAGAGCTAAAGTACCTGTAGGCTTTCCTACACGCACGAGTCTTTTGGCCTGCGCAACAGAGGTCTTACTTCTTCGCCTTACTATCTACTAGTCGAGTGTTAGTGGCTTCATCAAGCCTAGCTAAAGGTAGGTCACCAACTGAACCTAGAAGAAGATTATTAGGTATAGAAAGAGAAAGGCTCTGGAACTGTTAGGGAGACCGTTAAAAGAAACTATAAAGCGGGTTTTCGCAAGACATACTTTATCCTATCTTTAGGGTTTATTAAGATTTAATTATACATAAAATGTGAATAAAACGTCCCGCTGCGATAATTATGCAATAGCAATCAGGCGCTACGCTTCAGTGCAGTTGCTGATAATGCTGTTTCTGGGAGGGTAGTTACTCCGAACCAATAGTTCAGCAGCTGGCAAACAGATGACTTAAGCTGCTGAACCTTCATAGGTTTAATTAGGTAGCTGTTTGCACCATGCCGATAGCAAGTCTCTATATCTTTAGGATTTGAGGAGGTAGTAAAGACAACAACTGGAATGACTCTTAGCTGTTCGTCTTGTTTGAGTTGCTGTAAGACCTCCCGGCCGTTTGAACCTGGCATGTTCAAATCTAATAGGATTAGGCTAGGGGGCCCGATGGTTTCTGTCTCAGCGTAGTCGCCTTTGTGATAGAGAAAATCTAGGGCTTCGTCACCGTCATAGCAGCGCCTAAGTGGAACTTCAATCTCGCAATGCCTGCCCAAGACACGGTTGAGTGCTTCAAAGTCTTCGTCGCTATCTTCAACAACGAGTAGATATGGGCTGTTGGTGCTAGCCATGTTTAGCTGCCTCCAGGGTGAAATAAAAGGTGCTCCCTTCGCCGTAGACTGAATCGACCCATAGCTGACCACCGTGTCGTTCTACAATCTTTTTAGAGATAGTTAGCCCAGCGCCGGTGCCTCCACCAAATCGATTAGCAGCATGCAATCGTTTAAAAATTCGAAAGATGGTTTCTATATGCTTCTTGCGAATGCCAATACCGTTGTCTTGAATGTAAAATACCATCCGGCCAGGATCGGCAGTAGTCTCTGTCGAGTAGCCGACTTCGATACGTTTTTGGGCTTTGCTATTATACTTTATTGCGTTAGTAATTAGATTCGTGAAGAGTTCTGCAATTTGAATGCGATCGCACTCAACTACCGGTAGAGAGCGGGGGACCTCAACACTTACATTGTCTGGGTTGTTCATACCAACAAGTTCAACGACCTCACTGACAACCTCATTAAGATCGACAGTTGCAATACTCAAATCACTGCGACCCAACCGAGAATAGTGTAGCAGTGAGCTGATTAAGTCCTCCATTCGCTGCGTCAGCCGCATTAATGTGTTCAGCTTGTCGACACCGTCTTCACCTAACTCATTGCCATAATCTTCGATCAGAAAGCTGGAATAGTTGTGAATACCTCGCAGTGGCTCTTTAAGATCGTGAGAGGCGATATAGGCGAAAGAATCTAGCTCAACGTTGCTTCTCTCCAACTCTGAGTTCAATTGAGACAGTTCATCCGCTTTTTGTAAAACCAACCCAATGACTGCGGTACGGAGTTCTAGCGCTGCTTCGACTTCGCACTCTTTCCAGGGAAGCGATCGCCCGATTACTGTCTGCTGCCACCGTTCAAAAGACTGACGTGGGGATAGATAGACTTCACCAGAATCGCCTAGCTCAGTTAGCTTACCTGGTTCACCTGCCCAGCTAACCGTCTGCAACACCTCTGGTCGAAACCACAGCACATACAGCCGCTGCACCCTTGAGATAGCGAGTGCCACCAGTCCGCTTGTAGTACTTTCAAATGTTTGAGCTGGTGGATAAGCTTCTCCTAGCGCAGCCGTATGATAGATAGACCCTTGCTCGAAGCGGCTGCCTAGCCAAGTCATCATTGCTTCAATTTCAGCAAGCTTTGGTGTATGGCCTATCAACTTGATCTGATTCTTACTGCAGAATGCAGCACCTGTTGAACTTGTCAAGGACAACAGATTTTGGGCATCTCGAGTTAATCCTTCTTCTAGACTTTCACTTTGCAGGAGTGCTTTTGTAAGACTCATCTGGATTGTCTTGAGGTTAAGCTTGTAGTCCGCATCTTCGTTTTCAACCTTAGCCCTTAACTCTAGCGCAATGACCTGAGCGAGAAACTCGCAAGTGGTGCGTCGCTCGTAAGACACACTTCGAGGCGTGTTGTGATGGCAAACTAGGAGCCCCCAAAGCTGATTATCCTGTACTAGCGAAACCGACATCGATGCCTGTACGCCCATATTGACGAGATATTCTATGTGCACCGGCGAAACACTTCGCAAGCTAGATAGGCTCATATCGATAGGTGTTGCTTTTGTCTCCAAAGACGGGACGCTAACCATTGTCACAGGCTGATAATGGACGTCGGGAATAAGCCGCAATAGGTTTAAAATATAGAGATACTTTGCCTGTTTAGGGATATCCGTAGCTGGGTAACGCAGCCCTAAATACGAGGGCATATCGGGCTGCTTGATTTCGGCAACAACGGTACCTGATTCATCTTTGTCAAACCTATAAACCATCACTCGGTCAAAGCCAGTAATGCGTTGAACTTCCTCAACGGCTACCTGACATAGCTTGGTTAAGTCTGTTGTTTGTTGAATAAGGCTAAGGGAGCGTTTCACTAAACTGTGAAAGTCAAAGAAAGTAACACTTTCTTTTTTATCAGTAGGTTCTAGCTCTAGAATGACAAATTCACCGCTGCGATGGACAACAGCGGTGAACAATTGAACGCTACTAGCGGCTTGAATCTCTAATTGCAGTGGGTTAACTGCTTCAAAGGCCCTATCTAAACAACTTTTGACTTGCTCGATCTGTGAGTGATTTAGCAGCTGACTGAGTGGTTTATCGAGTAGCGATTTGGCAGAAATACCTAGGTGCTGCGCTGAATTCTGGCTTACACTGACAATTCGCCATTCGCGCTTATTTCCTCTATCACTTAGCACCAGCATGATGCCGTGAGGCTGAATGGCTGAAGGGATATGGATGGGCTCACGATCACAGTTAGTGATATCAATGCCTTCTACAGATAGGCTTGGATCAGTGAGTTGGGCGATCGCTGCTTTGGTCTTTGTGATGAACTCTGTGGCCACGGTAACTTGTCTATAGAGATAGTGTACTAAGCTTAACGACTTGCATCACCTTGATGCAAAATCAAACGGTTGCCATCTGGGTCGTAGACGTAGACTTCTTTCCCGTGAGAAGCATGAATAATATCACCAGAAGGAGCATGACCAATAGCATTAAGCCGAGCGATCGCCGCTGCTAGGTCAGCGACTTCTAGGCATATGCTTGCTGCGCCGCTACTACTAGCCGCAAATTCTGAGCTGCTTGCGGCCTGCGGTTTAAAGATTGCTAGACGAAGGCCAGGCAGCTGAAATTCTGCATAGCTAGAAGTGCTCGGACAAGGTGCGATCGCTAGAAAATCAACATAAAATTCAATAAGTGCTTCTAAGTTGACGCTTGCCAAAGTCACAAAAGCAGAAGTCACAAAGGCGGACTGGGAGTGATCAGAAATGGACATACTCGCTAGACAACTTTGCTTCGCTACCTTGGCATATCGTTGGGCTAGAATCGCCAAAAGATAGAGAATGTAGGTTAGCTGATAATGATATGACCAATCAGCTCTCTTCTTAACTATACTCGTTGCTTCGGGTATAAAAACTCTACCATTGATAGATAGATACCTCCTCAGCGAATACTCTCTTAGCGATAGCATCTGCAGTCCGATAGAAGATAGCTAATTTTACCGATGCTATAGCTTTGATAACTTAGCTTACGGCATAGTCATTGGCTACGATGCTTGCGTTTCAACAGGCTAAGTGACTCGCAATGCGCGTAGGCTTTGCCTTCTCGCAGAGTATGCATCCGCACCTTGCTACATGTACCCAAGTCGGAGAATAATTACAACGGCAATAGTACGCTAAATTAGGTCGCAATCTTCAATAGATACGAACTTATGGATACAAGTTCTTCCTAGAGTCAGGCATCTCAAGCTTTGCCTTCTTAGCTAGGCTTGTATCGAGGATTAGCTTTCATCAACTGTTGAACCTGTTCTGCATGGTAAGAGCTACGGGTCAGCGGGGAAGAGATCACCTGTAAGAAGCCCATTTCTTCACCAGCGATACGCCAAGCCTCAAACTGCTGTGGGCGCACAAAAGTGTCTACACCCAAATGCTTTTGACTGGGCTGCAGGTATTGGCCGATGGTGACAATATCACAGTCTACAGCGCGAAGATCGCCGAGGACCTGACGGACTTCCGCGTCGGTCTCGCCAAGGCCGACCATAATGCCAGATTTGGTATAGGTCCAAGGAGCGATCGCCCGCGCCTGCTTCAACAGCTCCAAACTTCGCTGATAGTCTCCTTGAGGCCGCGTTCGCTTATACAACCGAGGCACCGTCTCTGTGTTGTGGTTTAGCACCTCAGGCTGTCCTTCTAGCAGCAGCGTTTTGAGCGCCTCCCAGTTGCCACACAGATCAGGAATCAAGACTTCTATTGTCGTGTTCGGCGATACTTTTCGAGTTTCTTCTATGCAGCGAATGAACTGACTTGCCCCGCCGTCTGGCAACTCATCGCGGTTAACCGAAGTAATCACAACATGGTTTAGCTGCATCCGTCGCACGGCTTCTGCCAAATGCACCGGCTCCATTGGGTCTAATTGCCGTGGCGATTTATCAAAATCAATGTCACAGTATGGACAAGCGCGAGTACAGGCCGGGCCCATAATCAAAAAAGTCGCGGTGCCAGCATTAAAGCACTCGCCGATATTCGGGCAAGAGGCTTCTTCGCAGACGGTATTAAGTCCAAGGTCTTGCAAAATTCCCTTGACGTTACCTACCCGTTCCCACTGGGGCGCTTTCACCCGTAACCAATCTGGCTTTACTACCACGCTAGAAATGCTGCTCCACAATTACTGTAATTACTGCTGTCGAGATGTAAAAATGATTCTAACAAGGGGGCGGTAATTAAGCGATGCAAAGACAATCCCCTATCACCCGCTGCTTCGTCGGACTCTGCTTTGGATCAGCAATGGCTTTGGCTGCGTTAGAGTGGCGCAACCCCTTTCTAAGGCCGACTATCACACCTGAGAACCCGTCTAGCATTAGCGATAGTCGACTGCCATTTAGTCCATTTCGACAGCGAGAACTTTTCTTAGACCGTCAGTCTGACAACGTTGAAGTGGCTAAGCAGTCATCAGTTACCCTGCGACTCTCACTGTCAGGTCGATACCTAGAAGTTGAGTCATTGGGTAAACCTACCATCCGATACGAAGTTGCAGTGGGCCAATCTGCTTGGCAGACACCCATTGGTAGCTTTGAGGTCACTAGCATGATTGAGCAGCCAACCTGGCAGCACCCACTGACTAAAGAAGATATTCCACCCGGTCCTGATAATCCGCTAGGCGATCGCTGGATCGGATTTTGGACAGATGGGAAAGCGCAGATTGGATTTCATGGTACCAACCAAGAAGAGCTAATCGGTCAGGCCGTTTCTCATGGATGCGTACGGATGCGTAACCAAGATATTCGAGATCTGTATCGCAGAGTAGATATCGGAACCGCTGTGGAGGTATTTCAGTAGAAGCTGTTCCCTATGTCTTTGTTCTCTTGTGACTCTCTTCGTGACGCTACTCTCTCGTGACTCTCCTTTATAGCGTCTGTCGATTCACTCAAGACACTGATAATCGACTAGAGCCGTCAATTGTCCTATAGTCATCGCTCTTGAAGCGCCGACATCTTTCCTATCGCTTTTAGCTTTGATCACTTAGCTTACGACACTTGTCACCGCTAGAATCTTTATGCACAGCAGGCTACGTAACGCGCAAACGTCTTAGGCATAGATTTCTCGTAGAGTATGCAACCGACGCTTGCCATACATTAGACATTTGTTCTTGATCTAGGCCAAGTGAAAACTACCCTACTTCATTCATGGCTATATCTCGCCTTCGCATCAAGCAACTTTAGGAGCTTGTTCGAAATCGCGGGCATAGTCTTTTAGTAGCTGATTAACTTGACCTAACAAACCAAACTCTTCGCTACGCTGAAGTTCTTTGCGCTCGGGAAAGAACTCAGGCTGATCAAGGCTGCGACCGACTGATTCTGACACCTGATAAGCGATTAGTTCAGTTAGCTCAGCGCGAGCGTTCTCTCTTTGGTAGTCAGCGCCTTCCTCGGTCGTAGCATACAAAGGCGGTAAACGGTTGAGCGCATAGGCCGCAACATCGCCTAAATCCAATGTCTTATCGGTCTTACCTTCAGCTTGGGCAACTTGAGAGATGGCTTCGGTAAGGACTAGCTCTTCCATCACGTTAATAAATTGCTTTCTAGGGACCGCAACGACTTCGCCGGTCAACAAAGAGCTCATCAACTGGTCAAGCGCTGTGTACTCTTCGACAGACAGCTCAGAAGCTGTATCGCAAATACGTGCGACTTCAGCTTCCATTGCAGGGGTCAAATAGCCATCCTGTAGTGCTTGCTCGACTATTGATCTAATGCTACTCATGCTCTTACCAAAACTCCGTTCGACGACTTCAGTGAAGTCA
It includes:
- a CDS encoding ABC transporter substrate-binding protein gives rise to the protein MDWHRLDRHLKGTRLWRLLFLGLAILGLCVLLPSCSPLERLRLENFRVEAADVPQLVSPVVGEPKTFNYFLSDESSSSDVLGFMYEGLITVDRTNSEILPALADSWTIAEDGLTITYLLKENLKWSDGEPLTVDDVVFTYNDIILNPEIPTDTIDILRIGAEGKLPEVTKIDERQVQFKIPEPFAPFLRVTGIAILPKHALEESVRTKDSNGQPLYLSKWGTNTDPSEIVCNGPYVIKNFLPGERIVFKRNPYYWRTGENGQPQPLIEEMVWPVVSSQDAQFVRFRSGEADIMAVTPDNFSLIKQDEEQGGYTVYNGGPTTTRLFLTFNLNKGAIDGEPVVDPIKSKWFNTLAFRQAVAYAIDRETMLNNIFKGLGEMQNSQIAPQSPYSAEPNLISYDFNINKAKELLLSAGFSYEGDQLVDADGNQVRFTLQTNVGNEIREAAGAQIKQNLALIGITVDFQPIDFNKLITLVGDSLQWDAIVLGFGAGEEPNSSANLWLADGGLHLFNQQPQGQPPLPGREVYPWEQQISDLYIQAAQELDETKRKALYTKTQELVQENLPFIHLVGQYSMSAVRDKIENVKYTALGGTLWNIYELEITQN
- the csaB gene encoding polysaccharide pyruvyl transferase CsaB, producing the protein MQALLCGYYGMGNGGDEALLAALLQMLPDQVTPIVLSGNPIETQERYGVEAVPRKSLRAVFLALWRADAFIWGGGSLMQDASSVLNPLYYAGLMLLAQLMGKRTIAWAQGIGPLNHWTSRLLTRLALMRCEAVSVRDRNSAALLSSWKRSCLLAPDPVWALDYEPVKGLWDLPAPRVVVALRPHSQLSVSRLDAISQALERFQRATGVCLLLVPFQPSRDLAIAEHIASHLSGPHYIYRLDQPRQIKGLFRGVEMTVGMRFHALVMSAAEGCRSFAISYDPKVDALAQSLDLPGWDLSAHPTVLPLIPEDPSRLAKALLDCYANGEMLSPDQIQSRIDRALMHRDLLLDALIKRSV
- a CDS encoding DUF2499 domain-containing protein produces the protein MHALSIPTWIVHISSVIEWIAAIWFIWQYAEVSGYTAWRSMSFAMTPALVSAMCACTWHFFDNATTLNWLVTVQAAMTVVGNCTVCAAAWWIWRHSLSDENQSAKRQIAPEPKL
- a CDS encoding DUF3593 domain-containing protein, giving the protein MNKETLFAVSLFPYLGFLWFLTKSKQTPQLALIGFYVLLVFVGITIPAGIYAKQIYGSELANVDWLHGSAEVFLTLSNILVVLGFRQAVIEIKQTRPASSEMHSNGISSTEPK
- a CDS encoding ATP-binding protein: MRASESQFPTRPHSLLSEAQIDKHQVDDCGTAIDKRAMYSEAGQPNPKVYSILIVDDSETDRLTYQRYIQSTSVTTCKTLEADCGEVGLALSQQYVPDLILLDYMLPDLDGLEFIEALNNSATSLPPVIMLTGEGNEKIAVEAMKVGVRDYLVKRELTPQSLSQAIQRVLSQQALEQLVSRQQRQQRLMSATALRISQSVDLEGVLQTTVDGIRELLDCDRAAVYKFKTRLEGTIIAESILPGWTSGLGTKINDTCFQTGDGLLKYLDGYKTVISDIHLSKLTPCHVRMLERFQVKANLVVPIVLIDTDTQEKKVWGLLLAHHCRAAREWLEDELVLLDALAVQIAIAIQKSEFVSAIEARAAELAITNHKLMSTMQQLKERNQELDDFAYIASHDLRAPLRAIASLASWLEEDISDKIPDESKEQIQLIQQRTQRLDSFIVGLLDYSRAGCQTLKREPVDTRALVLEVIESLSPPEKFSIVLPENMPVLNTYKLLMHQVFSNLIGNAIKYHDREDGTIKIDAQDLGGKFSFSVTDDGPGIDPAYHQKIFGLFQTLNNRDTVDSTGIGLSIVKKIVEKQKGSLSVNSATGKGSTFSFTWAQ
- a CDS encoding response regulator → MASTNSPYLLVVEDSDEDFEALNRVLGRHCEIEVPLRRCYDGDEALDFLYHKGDYAETETIGPPSLILLDLNMPGSNGREVLQQLKQDEQLRVIPVVVFTTSSNPKDIETCYRHGANSYLIKPMKVQQLKSSVCQLLNYWFGVTTLPETALSATALKRSA
- a CDS encoding ATP-binding protein, with the protein product MATEFITKTKAAIAQLTDPSLSVEGIDITNCDREPIHIPSAIQPHGIMLVLSDRGNKREWRIVSVSQNSAQHLGISAKSLLDKPLSQLLNHSQIEQVKSCLDRAFEAVNPLQLEIQAASSVQLFTAVVHRSGEFVILELEPTDKKESVTFFDFHSLVKRSLSLIQQTTDLTKLCQVAVEEVQRITGFDRVMVYRFDKDESGTVVAEIKQPDMPSYLGLRYPATDIPKQAKYLYILNLLRLIPDVHYQPVTMVSVPSLETKATPIDMSLSSLRSVSPVHIEYLVNMGVQASMSVSLVQDNQLWGLLVCHHNTPRSVSYERRTTCEFLAQVIALELRAKVENEDADYKLNLKTIQMSLTKALLQSESLEEGLTRDAQNLLSLTSSTGAAFCSKNQIKLIGHTPKLAEIEAMMTWLGSRFEQGSIYHTAALGEAYPPAQTFESTTSGLVALAISRVQRLYVLWFRPEVLQTVSWAGEPGKLTELGDSGEVYLSPRQSFERWQQTVIGRSLPWKECEVEAALELRTAVIGLVLQKADELSQLNSELERSNVELDSFAYIASHDLKEPLRGIHNYSSFLIEDYGNELGEDGVDKLNTLMRLTQRMEDLISSLLHYSRLGRSDLSIATVDLNEVVSEVVELVGMNNPDNVSVEVPRSLPVVECDRIQIAELFTNLITNAIKYNSKAQKRIEVGYSTETTADPGRMVFYIQDNGIGIRKKHIETIFRIFKRLHAANRFGGGTGAGLTISKKIVERHGGQLWVDSVYGEGSTFYFTLEAAKHG
- a CDS encoding VOC family protein, with the translated sequence MSISDHSQSAFVTSAFVTLASVNLEALIEFYVDFLAIAPCPSTSSYAEFQLPGLRLAIFKPQAASSSEFAASSSGAASICLEVADLAAAIARLNAIGHAPSGDIIHASHGKEVYVYDPDGNRLILHQGDASR
- the lipA gene encoding lipoyl synthase, with amino-acid sequence MVVKPDWLRVKAPQWERVGNVKGILQDLGLNTVCEEASCPNIGECFNAGTATFLIMGPACTRACPYCDIDFDKSPRQLDPMEPVHLAEAVRRMQLNHVVITSVNRDELPDGGASQFIRCIEETRKVSPNTTIEVLIPDLCGNWEALKTLLLEGQPEVLNHNTETVPRLYKRTRPQGDYQRSLELLKQARAIAPWTYTKSGIMVGLGETDAEVRQVLGDLRAVDCDIVTIGQYLQPSQKHLGVDTFVRPQQFEAWRIAGEEMGFLQVISSPLTRSSYHAEQVQQLMKANPRYKPS